The region ATTCTTCCAACTTCAAGGCCCGAATTATCCATTTTCCAAGCTTCAAAAAGAAAAAgtcccaacatcaaagttgtacCTCATAATGGTAGCTTTCTAAAGAACCCAATATCACTTCATTTGGATGAGAATTGGAGGACTTGCTCATAGGTTCTTTCCATGGCTTAACTTAGCAACTTTTGAACTCCAATTGATGTACAACTTTGCATGGCCTCATGTGATGATCTCAATAGCATTTTGGCACGAAATTGAGTGGATTGTAATCGTCATTTGGACCTGAACACatgcccatgcaaccatgcaacATTGAATTGTTATTTTTGGTTCAAAGTTTGAATGGTGTGGAAATCATttcatttgcctataaatacattgtCATTGTCTCATAATAAAAGAGGACCCTTGCCCAAGCTTTGTCAATCAATCTCATAGCCTCACTATACAGAATAacttgaagatttctttgaaattAAGCTCTTGTTCAATTTCTGTTTGTGAACAAGAAATCTAAGGATTCATTGCCACTTTCGTTCCATTGGACTCCTGCAAGTAAGGGGAAGAGAAATCAAGTGGAATTGCATCAAAGATCAAGTTCCAAAGCTTCTGTCAGAAGGTgatttttctcaaatttttccTCTTCGATCCTCTCTCATTTCTCAAGATTTTGACTCAATTTTGGGATGgctgaagtcttaccaatgtaggcaatgtttctgagttgttttgaggttgaatcgaagcaactcaggtttgacacctcaaatttcaactccacTTTTCTGATTATAGAGTGAGAGATGgaagaattggaggtcatattcgtgtttctttcatttttctctttaaaatgGTGTATGATCCATTAATTCTTGGAAGCTTTTTGGTCTGACCAGTCCGACGAAGCTTGCCGGAGAAGATGACAAGAGCTAGGGCTCCAGTGGTGCGTTGGCTCATCCCTCACTCTCAGATCTTGATCACACGTTTTAATATGGTTCCTTGTTTTTTAATTACCAAACGTGTGATGTGTTAACTCAGGCTCATCATGGAACGCGCGTGtgtgaccatcagatctgccacctcaattagtgagggagatctgatgaccaTTGTTTTTTCTGATTTGTTTTATTTTCTGAATTGATTTTTAGTTAGCATTTTCTTCCAAAATGCattataatttcatttttaattcaaaaattatgggaccaacaccaaaaattcaaaaataattttctcttcccatttttgatttaaaattaatttttggattgagtttgatatttttagtgaattttgtgatttttgacttgttttaattgatttttaaatacttttgacttttgaaaaatgTCAAAAAATTAGTCAATGGTTGTTTGACCTTATTTTACCTATTACAAATCCCTTGGTCATTTTTTTTTGATGATTTGAAGGAATTTTATAAATTTAGTATTTGATCATGGATAAGCCAATTCCACACGACAGAAGACGGAGAACTGGAGAAGTTCCTGGTCCGTTTTATTTGGATCCGGTCCTTTTATTTGGGTTTGTGTGTTTCCGATGATTTTAGTTTAGTGTAAATTTAAAGATATTTATTTCAAATGTTCTatcaatataaaaaaaattatataaggtacaataaaaaattatcaaaaaaCTTGGTGGCTAGACTCAAAAATTTAAAGGTGAATAATTTTGAATCTTAGACCCTTTTATAAACTGAGTTGTATTTACATCAGCTGTTGATTACTATAAATTTTATTGATACAATTATATTTCTTGGATAAATTACACTAGCGGTTCATTAAGTTTGGCTCATTTGTAAATTGGTCCTTCAACTTCTTCTTTTTTTGTTCAAACAGGTTCTTTTAAGCATCAAACATTATGTTTCCAAGCTTCCTTTTCAGCTTTTACTCAACTTCAAATTCAGCTTCTAAATTTCAATGGAAGCTTAACCTTTGAATTGGTTGTGAGTGTGTGAATCTtgaaaatagaaagaaaaaaacatAGTGAATTCCAAAAGAATTGGCAGCAGCAATACTTCTTGGAGTCAGTCAAAAAAACGTAGGATATTTGAACCCAGACATGCAAACTTGAAGGAGTTTGAAGAACAATAAATAACTTTAATTTAGGGAATATGTTATCAACAACCAAAATTTAACTTCATAATTTGCCACTTAATTAAACAGTTTAACTTCAGTCATAACTACCTTTAAAGTCATAATACATTAGATGATTTGAAGAGAAAACAAATCATTATGAAGAGTCTTACACCTCATAAATAACTTCAGCTTCTCCCGACACTCTTTTGAACCGAATTAGTTCCGGAACCAACTCTGGTCTGACATTGACAATAGGCTTCACAACCATCTTTTCTAGCACAGGCGAATAGAGAAGTAGAAATCTGATAAAATCCAGTTCGGGTTGGAAACCAGAGATGCCATCTATTGTCACATGTCGCACTTGGATGGGTGTGGCTGGCCTCGAAAATGTTTCATCCCAATTATAGACACTGACGGTTGTCAGAGGGACATTATGCAGCTCAATCCGTGCCTACATGCAATTGTTAAAAATCCATGGATCAAAGAGGGGAGATAGTTTGCATAAGAGAGATATAGAGCATAAGCATTAGCATTGTATTGATTGATAAAAGATGGAAATGAGGTACACTAGTGCTATTTTATAGTAATCTACTGCACTGACAATGTAACTAACTATCTAAAGTGTAACCCACTCATACGTTCCGCAGGCAATATCACAAGTCATATTTACAAGTCTGAGAAACTAATTTTCACATCTTTAGATAGATACCTAAAGTAAAAAGGTTTGCAAACTCTAGAGGTTAATAACTACGTAAAAACAAAAACATGGTGTGCAAGTGCAACCAACAATCAGAAGCAAAACAGAGTAAAGCCAAGCTAAACTAAATGAGTACTCACAgatatttttaatttttgaagATTAGGTGAGCTTCTGAGCAAGCAAAGCGCAGCCGAAATTTCCTTCAAGTCATCAAAGTTTATGCTTAAGGAAAGATAACTTAGGCCAATACAAGGGGTAGGAAGCTTTATTGGCAAAAGACCTGCAGCCAAATACTGAAGTAAAACAGAAAAATGACTCTAAATTAGGGGTTACATACACATGATTGTGGTTCATATTTAGCAATATTAGGTGAGTCACTCCTAAAGtcaaattcaaaattcaaatgCTCAAACATTATACCTTTAAAAAACAACTACCAATCACTAGGCTTTGAAGGTGAGGTCGACGATCAAAAAAATCGAGCAACTTGCTAGAGCGTCCATGCAATGTACGTAGATTGTTTTCAGGGCTCAAATTCAACCTTGAATCAACGATTACCGTAACTAATTGGAAAGTGTTGTGAAACCTAATACCCTCAAATTCACCAAAAACTTCAAAAATCTTGAGATTTGGTGCGTGAATGTTAATTTGAGTTAAACCATCAACTTCTGTCAATTTCAATTTTTCAAGGAGAGGGCATCCAGATAtcaagttttcaaaaacatcttgAGTCATTGTAACCAAATTTAAATCAAGACTCGTCAAATTCCTAAAGCCTCCAAACTCCTTTGGAGGTTTAAGCCAACACCATTGTAGTTTTAAATAATGTAAACTTTGACAAGAGAATAAGCACCAAGGTATCTTATAGTATTCTTCTTTTTCCTCCATCAGAACTTCCAACACAAACTTTATAATAAACCTTCCGGTTAGATGAAGAATCCATCTATCAATATCACTCACAAGAACTTCATCAATGAGATCATATTCAGAGAATTTGAACATGTTGATTGGCCCCGAATGAACTAAAAGTACATGATCAACAATTTTCACCAACTTGCTCTGATTAACTAAAGCGTCTTCCGAAAAGACACCTTGTCTATCAAACACAAGATTTGGAAGTGTGTACCATTTGTTCTTCCATATTTTGGATAAAACACTTGTTCTCACCGCTTCCCTAATGGGCAAGTAAGACAGAATATGGTCTATTACATGACTGGGTAAGCAACTAATTCTATCTGTCACGGTTTCAATAACTGTTTGGCGAGTAAGCTTCTTTTTTTGTTTTCTTCCCTTTAGATTGATACATAGGCACATTCAGGAAGCAGAAAACAAACAAGGTTAGAGTATTCTATCTATCTATGTATATATACAAAAATCATAGTAAACTCAAACTAATGTAACTTCATTCAATAAATGAAAACACCATAGTTATTTACTCTTCTAAAACCAAATTATAAAACGGAATGGTTACTGTATAGTACAAAGAAGAAGACTTTGAGAAAGTACCATGGTTAAGCTACGGCTTGAGTTGTTCCATGAAAAGGTGATCTTGGAATGTGATTGCTGCAACAAAGAAGAAACTTCAATTAATTTGACAAAAAACACAAAGATGAAATGATGCATTGCATGTTGAAGAAGAAATCAAATGAATAATCATATATACTCTATAAAGAAAGGTTTGTTCTAATTTGTTGTTTAGGGTTCGCACCGTAACCGTACAGTCGAGTCAATACGAGTATGCCAGTTATCATCATCATACTAAATCTACAACTTCTCCTCAAAAGTTCCCGCCAACCTGCCAAATTTTATAATAAATAAAACCAAAAAgttattaattaaataataataattaaataaatataaatataaataatagATAAGTGATTGGGCTGACATATAATTTATATAGCCCATCATCACTATCACAGTCACACAGAAGAAACACAGCCCAAAAACCAGTTGAACAGAGAAAAAACAGAGCTATTTCAGAAAACCCCAAAATGCagcaaaacaacaacaacaacaaaaacccATCAATCTCACTCCACAACACTCACGTCAAGCTACTAGCCTTCGACCTCCTAACCCTAACCCCACCACCCTCCCCAGACCAACCCTTCACCCGCAAATCCATCCCCATCACACGCCTCGAAGCCGTAGGAACCATCACCCTCCGCGATCACAAACCCTCTAAATTCCTCCGTTTCGCTGTCGACGATGGAACCGGTTGCATCCCCTGTATCCTCTGGCTTAACCACTTGACTTCCCCTCACCCGGCTCGCCGTCGGAGTCCGCAGGATCTTTGCCTTCTCGCCGACGCCGCCGCGAGATCTGCGGAAGTAGTGAAGGTTGGGGCTGTTGCTAGGGTTAGGGGGAGAGTTACGGCGTTTAAGGGGAGTGTTCAGATTACTGTGACGGATGTTGTTGGTGAAAGGGATCCTAATGCGGAGATTTTGCATTGGGTTGATTGTGTTAAGTTGGCTCGTAACTGTTATAATCTTGTTACTCTTTCTTCTTCTTAAGATTCTCTACCACCTTAAACAacgttgttgttgttattgttagGAATCGTTAGTGTACTTTTGATTTGTGTTTTAAGAAAAAGTTACATTACCAATGTGTTATGTTGACTTGTTGTAAGAGGGAACAAAGATTTTGGAGATATAAGTCACATGATAATTCACTCTCCATGTAAAAATTATCGTTATTCATTTTTAAGGGGGCAAATACGTTTTTATGAtaacaaaatatttttttctaATTTATTCATATTCATTTACATGTTGGTTTAATTGATAAGATGtaaatttatttttttaaggGGGGAATTACGTTTTAAATGATTAGTGAGAAAATGTTTATAAGTTATTTGAAATACAATTATGAAAGCTCTTAATTTTAAATTAGTGTGACATATTTTTGCTCTTGTAATAACTAATTTTTTTAACCCCAGACCaatttgaaaataaaaaagaTGAGTTTTCAACTTGTGGGAAGCTATTGACCAATATGAAAGTTAGTCAACTTGTTTTAATTGTTGGTTAGTCAATTTTATAAGTTATgattaattaataaaaaatattgtTATTAGTATATATGGGTTTCTTCACCAACTCCATAATTGATGTAACCCCACACTAACTCATATCAATATTCATTTTTAAAATACTTTGCGATTTTTCTTTTCACCTAATTTGAATCAATAACACACTCTTATTTCACTGACTCAGACAATTAACTATAAAcatcataatcaaattcaaacatAACTATTTCTTTATGTTTGCTAAAGATGAATCGTTTCAAACTTGATTATGAGAGGATGTGCATTCATAAAGGAAATTCAATAAATGAAAATGAAAGCGATAAGACAAATAACAAAATCATCGTATTAGGGTACTCCCCCTAAATATATTAGGGACATGCAACTACATATCTAAAGTGTGAGGATGTATGGCATTGATGTGGCAAGTTGGTGGTGTATGGCTCAAACTAGAGATGGAAAGGTTAGGAGATACAACCCACTTATCAATTTAGTTGTGTCAATCATCCTCTTGGCGTGTATATCTTGTATTATACAATCAATGTCAATAAAAATTATTGGCAATTAAGTGTTTGAATAAGTTTAGAAACATGAATAAGATAGAAAGTAAAATTAGGCATGCGTAAAATTAGGCATGTATAACACATTTGTTATGTAAAATGAATGGTCAAATGTAATGGTTCCTACAAAAGCAAGTAGTCACTAAAAATCCATTTGGTAATTTGATGATTATATAATTAATTCTCTTCAAGCATTGGAAAAAATTTCAGGTATCCTACACAAGGTTAATTGTATCAGCGTATAGAATGAAAGTTCCAGGTCTAGGTGTATTAGGAATAGGGCAAATGATACACGTCCCTAAATCAGGTTTGGATGTTAAGTGGTTAATATTATGAGACTGCAATTGAGATGATCCTTAGAGAAGTGCTAACAAAGTCTTGTGTTGATATGGTGTGAAAACATAAGAACCATGATCTTGATTATTTTCTTCATTTAATTTAGATTGAGATTCTTCTTTTTTGCCTTCAACGACTACATAATCATTTATTGCATCATCCTGCTGCCAATTAGGAGGAAAGTCATGTTTTTTAATGCATGAATCTAATATATAATTAGTCATCCCATAATGAGTACAAATTCTCGAGTCTCTacctcggtcaccatgaaatcTGCCACCTCTTGTGCCTCTATCACGATAACTTGGATTTCCCCTTTGTTGAGAATTTTGATTTTGATTGCGAAATGCAAGAATTTTTTACTCATTAAGTGGTATGACAACTTGTCTTTCTTGTTGAACAAATAATGAGTAAACTTTGGAAATACTTGAAAGAGGGTCCATCAACATGAATTGTGACTTAAATGCTGATTATTGATCATTCAATCCTTTGAGAAATTTAATAACTTTATCTCCATCTTTGTAAGTACTTATTGAGTTTTGTATAATAAGGAGAAATAGAAGAATCACCTTGCTTTAAGGTGCAAATTTCTTCTTGAACGTCTGAAATTCTAAAGATATATCTTGGAAAAAATGATCTTTCAAATCACTCGATATCTCAACTACACTTTCCATCCATAAAATGCTTTGAGCAATTTCTCATTCACTAGATTATTAATCCACGACATAATAATTGTGTTGCACTTATCCCAAGCAATTGAATTATAATCTTCCTAAGGTAGTCGAGGTAAAACATCATTGATGAAGTGTGATATATTCTTAGACCTTAGAGCCACAATCATGGAAGGATATCAAGAATGATAATTGTTATTGGAGAGTAGTGGAAAAACAAAAACCAATGTTGGATTGTTATATGGGTGCATAAAATAGGAATTTAGTGTATCAGTTTGATAACTTTTTTTTGTATTTGAGGAGGATCCGCCTTTAGCGCGGCTGACAGACACTACAAGAAAAACTCAAATTAATTGGGTAATTTAGTTGGGTGAAATTCACCTCGCAAAAAAAAATGAGTGTTGCTGAGTGTCAATCACCTCGTAACCCATCtatcatatatataaatttaGTATATACGTCACCTCGTAACTCGTAACTTATTTGGAggaaaacaatttttttttaaaaatgtttgACGCGTGGCAATTCGCAATGTTTTTTTCAAAATTTGAACGTTATCACTAGTCAATACAATGCAACTTTTGGTAGAGCAGTGTCGGAATGGTTGCGAAGTGAAAAAACACTCAGCACCATCACATGGATTGCGAAGTGAAAAACACTTAGCAACAACATGAGTTGCGATGTGTTATGCATGCAACAATGCTCATAATGGTTGCGAAGTGAAAAATACTTAGCAACGTCacatgtgtaacacccttctaaaacactcccaaatatttaattaaaataataaaatatcaatcagagtaattatgccccgaagggtgttacacaatcatttcacaccaatcatcaaaatatcctgtcatgctcatttatttaatcaaaataagacattttttgcataattcgcagcggatacaaaataacaacgttcaaatcatgtactacattacatgtaaagttaTTCAACAACTAgaagaaaacatagtaaaacatctCATCCCGGTGTTACATCTACtagagcatgactcactaaggactacactagactccaaggactagcttctattcaatcattgctcgttacctgaaaacatagttgtaagggtgagttcctcaatcgatataataagcattataaaatatcatgtagtgctaagtaatataacacatatcatcaccctaatcagattacacatattcagcaacggcaatatcaactcataatcatcaccatcatcatactca is a window of Lathyrus oleraceus cultivar Zhongwan6 chromosome 6, CAAS_Psat_ZW6_1.0, whole genome shotgun sequence DNA encoding:
- the LOC127092199 gene encoding CST complex subunit STN1, which encodes MQQNNNNNKNPSISLHNTHVKLLAFDLLTLTPPPSPDQPFTRKSIPITRLEAVGTITLRDHKPSKFLRFAVDDGTGCIPCILWLNHLTSPHPARRRSPQDLCLLADAAARSAEVVKVGAVARVRGRVTAFKGSVQITVTDVVGERDPNAEILHWVDCVKLARNCYNLVTLSSS